ATCATCAAACCTAAACGACATTTGATACATATTTTTTAAGAAGTGGCTTTAATCGCTTTAAAACAAATTTAATTTTAATAGTTTATGAATATTTAAAACTTTAATTTAATAAATAATATTTATAGTAAAAATTTTAGGTCAATCTTTTATTCTTATTTACATTCGCATTTACATTCGTACCAAAATAAATCAAATATGAAAAAATTAGCAATTCTATTCATTTTAAGTGTTGGCGTTTATAGTTGCCAACAAAACAAAACCGCTTACGTAAACAATACCAAAATAATGGAAGGTTTTGACAAACTTACCCAAACTGAAGAACAATTCACGCAAGAAGAAGAAGCTTTAAAAGCAAAAATCGATGCGATGGTTGCCGAAAGCGGTTATCAAGATTTGGTAAAAGAATACCAAAGTAAACAAGGTCAAATGTCTAAAACGGAAGAAGAAAAACTGTATAACAAAATTATGCAAATTCAACAGCGTTTAGGTCAGCAACAACAAATGAATAATCAGCAATTTCAACAACGCAAAAACGCTGAAATGGATTCATTAGTGACTTTGGTAAAAGATTTTATCAAAGATTATGGCAAAAAAAATGGCTATACTTATATCTATGGTGCCAACGAATCTGGTAATATTTTATATGGCAAAGAAGACTTAGACATCACAGAAAAAGTAATTAAAGCTTTAAATGAAAAATATAGCGTAAAAGAAGAAAGTTCAGATGAATCTGCCGAAGCTGAACCTAAAAATGATTCGGTTCAGTAAAGTTTAAAATTCACTTTATAATCATTAAGCCCGAGTTTTTGCTTGGGTTTTTTATGCTTTCATGTGAATAAACCGCGATAATTTTATAGACGTATCTGTGATAACCATTTTAGAATTGACGTTTCTATCAATATGAAAAATAGCTTCTTGTATAGTGGTATAAATGTGTTCGATATTGTTACCGTGAATAAAAGGGGCAAATTTATCTAACGAAAATTTAGTCTGAGTTTTTAAATAAACCAAGTCGTTTGCTTGATAATTTTGAAGTAAAGCTTGTCTAAAAAAATGCAAGCAATATTTTAAAAATCGAATTTGTTTATCGCGCGTATTTTCGCTAATAGTTTGACTCCATTCTACCAATTTCATCACAACTTGTTTATTCTTTTTTGCCTGAAAGACCAATCGAACCCAATCGATAAACCATTGTTCAAACTCGAGTTCTTCTTGATTATTTTGAGCTAAATTATAGGCTATTGAAAAATTGCCATCAGCTTGTTGAGCCACAAAATCGGCTTGAGATGAGTCGAGAGATAAGCGATTAACCAATGCTTCTCGAATAGCCTCTTGACTTAATCGTGGAAAATATAAGCGTTGACACCTCGATTTTATAGTATCTAAAAGAAGTTCTTCTTTATCTGTTGTTAAAATCAAAAACGTCTTTTCTGGTGGTTCTTCAATGAGTTTTAATAGTTTGTTAGCGGCTTGAGTATTAAGCTTGTCCGCACACCAAATGACTATAACTTTAGCCACTCCAGAATGTGGTTTTAAAGCGAGTTCATTTGCAATACGATCAGCCTCGTGAACTGACATCAAGCCTTTTTTCTTTTCAATACCTATTTCAGCATACCAAGTTTTCAAATCCATATACGGATTAGATTTTGCTAAATTCAACCAAGTTTTAATAAAGTCAGAAGTTGTAGGTTTACTTGGCTTTCCTTTATTATTATTAACAGGCACTGCAATATGAAAATCAGGATGTTGTAAAACCGATGAATAAGTTTGTCTGGACGGATCAGAATTTAAAATTAAGTTAGCACAAGCCAAAGCCATAGGCAAAGTGCCATAACCCGTTTCGCCAACATAGAGTTGAGCGTGTGGCATTCTGTTGTTAGAATAACAGACTTTAAGGTGTTTTTTCAGGTGATCTTGCCCGATGATATCATCAAATGTCATAACACGCAAAATTAAGATAAATAAAATTGGCAGTAAAGATTTGCGTAAACAAAAGAATGTTTTAAATTTGCAAATCCATTTTGGCCTATGGTGTAACTGGCAACACATCTGGTTTTGGTCCAGAAGAGTCTAGGTTCGAGCCCTAGTAGGCTAACAAAAATCAACCTGAATTGCTAAGGTAGTTCAGGTTTTTTTTATGGAGTTTAAAGCATAATATGGCGAGAAGTTTATCCCGAGCGTAGCCGAGGGAAGCCCTAGTAGACTAACAAAAATTATGTTTTTTTAAAAAACACTATCTGCTAGTATTGTAGAGGGACTTTAATTTTAATCAAATGCTTCACTGAAAAAATAAGATTTTGAACTTCTATCATTTTTATTTCCAAACTTTATAACTATTTCAAATTTAGGGTATTTCAATTCGTTTATTGTTATAATTTCAGGATTTAAAACACCTTCTATTTTAAATAATTTACTCCACGAATAATAATCACCGTCTGGTTTTACAGAAATAAAAAGGCTTTGTAAAATGTAAAATGCCGTCATAGCCATCAAAATAATTTTCTGGCGTTGCTTTGGCGTCATCTACGGTATAAACATTTACAAACATTGCTCTTGAAAAAAGACTATGGTTTTTTACGTTGACTTGTGAGATATTTGAAAAATAATAATTCAAATCAGTATTATCAGCCATTTCTATCAAATCACCTTGAGCTTTACAATTCAAAATTTGAATCGTAAAACACACAAACATAAGTATTTTTAAAACGTTTTTGTTCATGACTTAAAAATAATACTTTTTTTAAAAAACACCCTCTACTTGGGGTTGTAGAGGGTGGTTGATTTATGTTAGTCTGATACCTTAGTTAAAATAATATCTGTAGGCACATTAAAATCTGGCGAAACAGAGCTAAAAGTAAGATGCCGCCCTTCACTTTCCTGAACTGTCCATCTGGCAGTAACCGTATTGGTAAGTTGATTGTTAGATATAATTTCAATTTTGACTTGACCTCTTTTTATTCTATCGTACAAATTTGGGTTTATTGTATTATCAATAAAGGGACCGATGAGGTAATTTGACGTGACATCAACATTAATAGCGCTAGGCACCCAACCTTTACTGTCGCCTGGTATTTTTCCTTTTTCTGAGGTATAAATATAGTTTTGTATAATGCCATTATCATCTACGACAAACTTTTCAAAATGACCTACAATTACATCGGGAGCTTCATTGTATTCCCATAATATTACTCTAAAAACTTCATTGTTTTCTTGATATTCCCAAGTTCCTGTAAATAAATCCATAGGAGTTGTTTGGGAGTAAAGAGCATTTGAAATTATTAAACTGGCACTAAATATTAAAATTTTTGAGTTTAGGTTCATTAACTTTTTTTTTAAACCACCCTCTAATTGAGATTTAGAGGGTGGTTGATTTATGTTAGTCGGATACCTTAGTTAAAATAATATCCGTAGGTACATTAAAATCTGGAGATTGTGTTGATAATCTAATATGTTGTCCTATTCTTTCTTTCACAGTCCATCGGGCAGTAACGGTATTGGTAAGCTGATTATTGGATAAAATTTCAATTTTCACTTCACCCGTTTTTATTCTATCGTACAAATTTGGGTTAATCGTATTGTCTTCAAAAATACCTTTTATAAAATCTGTTGAAACGCCTGCATAAATAGCAAAGGGAATCCATCCTTTACTGTCGCCTGGTATTTTTCCTTTTTCAGAGGTATAAATATAGTTTTGTATAATGCCATTATCATCTACGACAAACTTTTCAAAATGACCTACAATTACATCGGGAGCTTCATTGTATTCCCATAATATTACTCTAAAAACTTCATTGTTTTCTTGATATTCCCAAGTTCCTGTAAACAAATCCATAGGAGTTGTTTGGGAATAAATACTCATTGATAGTAAAAGACTTATGTTTAATAATATATGTTTTATGGTTTTCATGGTTTTGTTTTTTAGTTGTTACAATTTGTTCTTTTAAGGTTATCGCTTTGAGAGTTATCAAAACTTACTTTAGTGAAAGTATCAAAATTTTCATTTGTTTCAAATAGTGTAATGCCTAAATCGGCTCTACTCATAAAAAGTGAAAATCGTTGTAAAATTAATTCTGAATTTGTTTCGCTCGATTTTATTAGAGGATCATCGCCAGTGAAGTATATTTTTGTGAGATCAAAATAATTTTTTGCAGATTCCCTGTATTTATCTTGTTCATCGCTACTAGCTGTGTTTATATCAAAGTCTTTTTTATTAATAAGGTAATGAAAAAAGTCTCTAAATTTTGATTTACTATGTATAGTAAAAGCATAGTGCTTAACTTCATTTCCTTTCTTTGTTATTAAAAAAGAAACGAAATTATTAATATCGATATTGTTCTCTTTGTCTATAAGTGCAATTGCTTCTAAATCTGCTAAGGAAAATATAGAATAGGTCCCTTCTGTATCATTAGGATGCGTATGTGCTAAGGCAACATATTTGTTTGAGGGAAATACATCAAGAGCTATTTGAGCATCATTTATTGTTCCTTGATGTTCTATAATATTATCTTGATTATTATGTTTACTTATCCCTTTTTCAAATTCAATATCCAAATTTTCATCATAATTATCAGGACTAGCTAGTTCTAACAATTTATTTTTAAAATCTTCATTTTCTTCATCTGATAAAAAATCAAAAATTTTATCACATTCTTTTATGGTTCCTAAAGTATCGTCTAAAGGCACTAAAGGTGTGTTATTTTGATTAGTATCATCATTATCATTATTTGTTGAAGAACCACCTCCAATTGGTGGTGTTGGAGGGTCAGTTTGAGTACCGTCGGGTGGCTTGTAACCACCCATGCAATCCACCACTACCCATTCTGAAATACATTGGGTTGAAGGACCGTTAGGTTCTTCGTAATCACATGCACTACTCTGTTCAGCTCCGGAGTGTTGACCAGAAGCACAATCAAAATCAACACATGTTGTAACATAATCTACAACTTCTATAAACTCTGGCATACAGCTGGTTTTAGTGTCTACTAGATTATCACCATCTACAATTTCAATACTACTCAAATCTGCATTATAACTTAAATTAGGGTCATTTATACTTACACCATATTTAATTATGAAACTATAGTAAGTGCTGTCTGCAAAATAGCTAACTACATAGTTTTCGATAGAATCTTGGGCAATTGCATTAGATCTACTCACTTTAAATGTATAACTTTCAAAGTAGTCTGAACTTATTTTTTGAACTGTAGAAGTGTCAATATAAATATCATACTCTTGATTATATAGTGCAGTAGATTTTGACTTAATGTTATTTTTAAAAGGTTTTAAAATCTTTTTTTGCTGTGACTTTGATACTAATTTTTTAAAGGTATTTTTATCTCCTTTAAGTGTAATTATGTTCTGAAAATTAGGTGCTTCTTTATAGAAATCATCCTCACAACTTATCACAAAAACTAACCCTAAACAAAAAATAAGGGCTTTTATTAATTTATAAAATTTCATAATTGGGTTTAATTTTTAGGTTTTTAATTAAGTTTTTAAGTTTTCGATGTCATCAACTTTATAACCTAAGTAAACCCAAAAATCCAATCAGAATTTAGCCAATGCCTTGTGCTGAACAAAGCCGAAAGCCAACTGCCAACTGCCAACTGCCAACTGTGTAATAATCTTTCATAAAACCAAATTTACAAAAAATATGTTAATTTATGTTATGATAGTGTTAAAATATAAAAGAAATCAAAACAATATGCCTGTATCCGATAAAAACTTTTACAATCATATAAAAAACAAAAGTATGTTTTTATAATTCAAAACCCTTAAATTTGAACAATTGGGATGAGAATATGATTAACAAACGACTTTTGATTAAAAACCTGTTGGCGCATAATGATGAAAATAGTTTTTATGATAAAAAACTCAAACTCGATTTTAGCAATCGTGAAGGCAAAGCTAAGTTTTTAAAACACGTTTGTGCCATGAGTAATTCCAACCCCAAAAACAACTCTTATCTTGTTATTGGCGTAAAAGACGATGATAACAGTATTGTTGGTGTAGATTTTTTTGACGACTCTAAAATTCAAAATCTGATTAATGCTTACTTGGATAATCCACCACTGGTAAATTATGAAAATATTCCTTTCCCACATTTGCCTGCTGACAAAGTTGTAGGCTTGGTAAGCATTAGACCGCGTAACGACGACAGCATTTGTGCCTTGAGACGCAATATTTGGAAATATTATGGCGGTTCAGTTTTTATGCGCGAAGGAAGCATCAGCAAACCCAAAGTTTTTGATATCGAAATTAAAGACATCAATTCTGAAATGGTCAAAGCTATTGAAAACCACTCTCAGAACAATATCAAAATGACTTTAGACAGTGTATTTGAATTTATGCAAAACAGCAAAGATTTCAATCCAACTTATAAAGTGTTTAAAGAATATTTTGTGTTGTGTTGGGCTGGAAAAACACAAAAAGTCAACAACAAAACCTACTACTCAAGAGTCAATATCGAGTTGATTAACGAGCAAGTCAAATTGTTTTATTCCGACCAAGATGAAGTTGAAATTGAAATCAGTGAAAACGAGTTTAAGATTTTAGAATACATTCATCTCGGTTTACAAGGCGAGTATTATTATTATCCTTTAGAAAAAACTTCTATTCGCTTTAAAGACAATATGAGTTACGATATTGAAAGCGAATTGGTGTTTCAACCGCCAAAGTTTGATCAAAAAACCTTGCACCATTATATGAATTCCAACGATCATTTATTAAAAAAGTTAAATAAAAATCAGGGTCTGAACAAACAAGAAACCATCGAACTTCGATATTTGCCATCCGTTTATTTGATAGGTTATTTAAATGGTTTTGAAAATAGCATTGAAAAATTAGAATCGGCTAAATCCTTTTTAAAAGCTAAAAGTCGTAAAGCTTATAGAAAATACAAAGAAGCCATGCGGGTTTTAAGAAAAATAAAATACAATTAATTATGGCTAGAACATTAGTTATAGGAGACATTCATGGAGCTTTAAAAGCTTTAAAAGAAATTCTCGAAAAGGCAAAAGTTACAAAAGATGACAAACTCATTTTTCTAGGCGATTATGTTGACGGTTGGAGCGATAGTGCTAAGACTTTAGATTTTTTGATTTCGCTTCAACAAACTCATAATTGTATTATGCTTAAAGGCAATCACGATGAACTCCTACTCGATTGGCTCATCCATCAAACCGAAAACGAAAAGTGGTTAATGCACGGTGGCAAAAGCACTTTAGAAGCCTATAAAAATTTGGATGAAACCCATAAAAAAATTCATCAGAAATTCATCAAAAATTTGTCCACTTACCACGTTGATAACCAAAATCGTTTATTTGTTCATGCAGGTTTTGCCAATATGCACGGTCCAGATTATGAGTATTATGACAATACGGTATATTGGGACAGAACACTTTGGGAAACGGCTGTAGCAACTGATAGAAATTTGAGCAAAAATGATGTGAAATATCCTAAACGCTTCAAACTCTTTAAAGAAATTTATATCGGTCACACGCCAGTAAATCGATATGGGCAACTCACGCCAATGCAAGCTCAAAATGTAATAAATGTTGATACTGATGCGGCTTTTAAAGGACCTCTAACTATTTTAGATATAGAAACTAAAAACTATTGGCAAAGCACACCAGTTTACAAATTGTATCCTGATGAAAATGGTAGAAATTAAAGTTATTTCAAACGATTAAAATCGCCCTCTAATCCTTAAATTAAAAACCCGTGGACTTAAAAAATCGGGAATAGCAAACTGATTTTTGCTTTCAGCATCTCTCACAAAAGTGTTGGTAATGGAATTTAAGCGGTCAAAAAGATTAAAAATTTCAAAACCAACCTCTAAGTGCTTAAAAGGATTTAGCCAATGCCCTTTTTTTAAAACATCGCCTTCTTCTTTTAAAGTGTAGAAAAATCCAGCATCAACTCGTGTATAATCGGGCAAACGGTTTTGAAAATCAAAAGGATCTTCAAATTGCGGTTGACCACCTGGTAAACCCGTGTTATAAACCAAATTCAAATACAGCTTCATTTTCGGGATGTTGGGAATATAGTCTTGAAACAAAGTCGCGAATTTTAAACGTTGATCGGTAGGTCGAGCGATGTAACCGCGTTCGTCAAATTTTTCTTCAGTCTTTAAATATCCAAAGCTGAACCAGCTTTCTGTGCCAGGTACAAATTCGCCATTCAGTCGCATATCAAGCCCATAAGCATAGGCTTCAGCATTGTTGTTGGCTTGATAGCGTATTCTTACGTTTTCTACCGTAAATCGGTTGACATCGGTAAGGCTTTTGTAATAGACTTCAGACACAAGCTTAAACGGTCTATCCCAAAGTTTAAAACTATAATCGTGTCCTGCAACAATATGAAACGATTCTTGGGCTTTGACCTTTTCGTTTACACTTCCATCAGGACGACGCAACTCCCGATAAAACGGCGGTTGATGATACAATCCTGTCGCTACTCTAAAAATCATGTCTTTATCCCAATCGGGTTTTATGGCAAATTGGGCACGTGGACTGACTACCGTTTGGGTGTTATTTTCAATATCATCACCGCTCACATTCCACGTATGAGATCGAATTCCCACATTATACCAAGCTTTGGCATTGCCTATTTCACTTTGATAGCTCCATTGCAAATAATTGGTAAACCGATTGATTTGCATATCATTGAACGACCGAATTCTAATAAACGGTTCTATCGGTTCGTCAAAAGGAGCGTATGGCTGGTCATTGGCAAAATCTGGCAAAGGTGGTCTGACATTAAAACCAGCCGAGTCCACAACTTCAAACTCTTGAAGTCTGTCTCTAATGTCTTCGTGTGTGAATTTTATGCCGTACTTGATTAAATGTTCATCTATTTTGATATCGCCTTGGTGATCAAAGTTAAAAATTAGAGCATCCAAATCATTTCTGGCGTGTTTAAATTGGCTTCCAGCACCTTGGCTAAATTCTACATCGCCAAAGTTTTCATCACCAATACTTGAATTTACAGAGCCTAATCGGTATTGAGCTAAAATATCAAAGTGTTCTTGCTCTTGGGTGTGATAGGTTGAGGCAATAAATTTTGCCGTATAATTTTCTGACACATCATAAGTGGCTTTTAAAGCACCGAAGTAAGTTTCGTATTTATCATCTTCTTGACCTTCGTAAAACACCAACAAAGCTCTTGGGTCTTGAAGTGTTCCAAAATTAGTTTGTCGTGTAAAAGGTTCAAATTCATAATTATTGATAGAGATATTGCCTAGAAATCCTAATTCAAATTTATCGTTAAATTTATAGGTGATATAGCTTTGCACATCAAAAAAACGCGGTTTAAAATTGGCTTCGGTATCTTTGGCATTGACAAAAAGCGAATTGTCTCGATACCTTATGCCTGTAATAGCAGACAGTTTTTTGTCTTTAGAAATGCCACCAACCATAGCCGAACCGCCGAGAAAACTACCATCAAAACTCGCCATAAAATCAACTGGTCTTTCGTAAGTGATGTCTAAAACCGATGACATTTTATCGCCATATTGAGCTTTAAAACCTCCAGCAGAAAATTTGATATTTCGCACCATATCAGGATTGACAAAACTCAAACCTTCTTGTTGACCACTTCTAATCAAGAATGGACGATATACCTGAATATCATTGACATAAACTAAGTTTTCATCAAAATTACCACCACGAACGTTGTATTGGGTGCTCAACTCATTGTTTGAACTCACGCCTGGCAAAGATGTTAGTAAATTTTCAACGCCAGGATTGGCACCAGGAATACGTCTTACCGTTGCTGGCTCAAGCGTGACGATACCTTCAACTCGTGTTTGCTTATCGCTGGTTATATTAACTTCACCTATTTGTTCTACATTGGTTTTTAAAACAAAATTCAATTCTCTACTTTGGTTCACGCCTAACTCAATTGTAGCGGTTATGGTTTTAAAACCTGTATAACTTATCACCACTTTTACTTTTTGATTAGCAGGAATTCTTAGCTCGTAAAATCCGTTTTCATTTGATGTCGTTCCCGAGCTTTGCGAAGTGATATTTGCAAAAGGCAATGGGTTTTGGTTTTCGTCAAAAATTATACCTTTGATAGAAGCGGTTTGTGTATATCCACAGGTAAGCAAAAAGCTGACTAAAAGAAAATAGACGTATTTGTTCAAAAAATAGATTTTAATTTTTTCTAAAAAACTTGGATTCAAATATAGTAGTATTTCCCACTTTATCTGTAACTACCAACTTAAAATTATTTTCGGTTTCGTTGACCACGCCATCATTAAAATCGTGCACAAGTGTATTGGTTTTGTAATCGTATTCCATCAAAATAAACTTACCATTCACCGTTGCTCTGTAGCTATCAATCCCCGTCAAATCATCTTCTATTTTTAATTTGAGATAGCGAAACCTCGACAACCATTGTTTATTACGAAAATTGAGCGGTTTTATTGTAGGTGGCGTGGTATCTTTTGTTAGAATATATTCTCCAAATTCTTTAACACCAGCCGTAAAGCGGTTTTTTTTCTTGGTGGTATTCACATAATAAATTTTCCCCCAAGGCATTTTTTTTCCTATAAATAAATGTTGTTTATCTTCATCCGTATATTGAGAAA
This genomic window from Flavobacterium sp. CS20 contains:
- a CDS encoding OmpH family outer membrane protein codes for the protein MKKLAILFILSVGVYSCQQNKTAYVNNTKIMEGFDKLTQTEEQFTQEEEALKAKIDAMVAESGYQDLVKEYQSKQGQMSKTEEEKLYNKIMQIQQRLGQQQQMNNQQFQQRKNAEMDSLVTLVKDFIKDYGKKNGYTYIYGANESGNILYGKEDLDITEKVIKALNEKYSVKEESSDESAEAEPKNDSVQ
- a CDS encoding DNA polymerase III subunit delta'; translation: MTFDDIIGQDHLKKHLKVCYSNNRMPHAQLYVGETGYGTLPMALACANLILNSDPSRQTYSSVLQHPDFHIAVPVNNNKGKPSKPTTSDFIKTWLNLAKSNPYMDLKTWYAEIGIEKKKGLMSVHEADRIANELALKPHSGVAKVIVIWCADKLNTQAANKLLKLIEEPPEKTFLILTTDKEELLLDTIKSRCQRLYFPRLSQEAIREALVNRLSLDSSQADFVAQQADGNFSIAYNLAQNNQEELEFEQWFIDWVRLVFQAKKNKQVVMKLVEWSQTISENTRDKQIRFLKYCLHFFRQALLQNYQANDLVYLKTQTKFSLDKFAPFIHGNNIEHIYTTIQEAIFHIDRNVNSKMVITDTSIKLSRFIHMKA
- a CDS encoding DUF6705 family protein codes for the protein MDLFTGTWEYQENNEVFRVILWEYNEAPDVIVGHFEKFVVDDNGIIQNYIYTSEKGKIPGDSKGWVPSAINVDVTSNYLIGPFIDNTINPNLYDRIKRGQVKIEIISNNQLTNTVTARWTVQESEGRHLTFSSVSPDFNVPTDIILTKVSD
- a CDS encoding DUF6705 family protein, coding for MKTIKHILLNISLLLSMSIYSQTTPMDLFTGTWEYQENNEVFRVILWEYNEAPDVIVGHFEKFVVDDNGIIQNYIYTSEKGKIPGDSKGWIPFAIYAGVSTDFIKGIFEDNTINPNLYDRIKTGEVKIEILSNNQLTNTVTARWTVKERIGQHIRLSTQSPDFNVPTDIILTKVSD
- a CDS encoding ATP-binding protein; translated protein: MINKRLLIKNLLAHNDENSFYDKKLKLDFSNREGKAKFLKHVCAMSNSNPKNNSYLVIGVKDDDNSIVGVDFFDDSKIQNLINAYLDNPPLVNYENIPFPHLPADKVVGLVSIRPRNDDSICALRRNIWKYYGGSVFMREGSISKPKVFDIEIKDINSEMVKAIENHSQNNIKMTLDSVFEFMQNSKDFNPTYKVFKEYFVLCWAGKTQKVNNKTYYSRVNIELINEQVKLFYSDQDEVEIEISENEFKILEYIHLGLQGEYYYYPLEKTSIRFKDNMSYDIESELVFQPPKFDQKTLHHYMNSNDHLLKKLNKNQGLNKQETIELRYLPSVYLIGYLNGFENSIEKLESAKSFLKAKSRKAYRKYKEAMRVLRKIKYN
- a CDS encoding metallophosphoesterase family protein, producing MARTLVIGDIHGALKALKEILEKAKVTKDDKLIFLGDYVDGWSDSAKTLDFLISLQQTHNCIMLKGNHDELLLDWLIHQTENEKWLMHGGKSTLEAYKNLDETHKKIHQKFIKNLSTYHVDNQNRLFVHAGFANMHGPDYEYYDNTVYWDRTLWETAVATDRNLSKNDVKYPKRFKLFKEIYIGHTPVNRYGQLTPMQAQNVINVDTDAAFKGPLTILDIETKNYWQSTPVYKLYPDENGRN
- a CDS encoding TonB-dependent receptor; translated protein: MNKYVYFLLVSFLLTCGYTQTASIKGIIFDENQNPLPFANITSQSSGTTSNENGFYELRIPANQKVKVVISYTGFKTITATIELGVNQSRELNFVLKTNVEQIGEVNITSDKQTRVEGIVTLEPATVRRIPGANPGVENLLTSLPGVSSNNELSTQYNVRGGNFDENLVYVNDIQVYRPFLIRSGQQEGLSFVNPDMVRNIKFSAGGFKAQYGDKMSSVLDITYERPVDFMASFDGSFLGGSAMVGGISKDKKLSAITGIRYRDNSLFVNAKDTEANFKPRFFDVQSYITYKFNDKFELGFLGNISINNYEFEPFTRQTNFGTLQDPRALLVFYEGQEDDKYETYFGALKATYDVSENYTAKFIASTYHTQEQEHFDILAQYRLGSVNSSIGDENFGDVEFSQGAGSQFKHARNDLDALIFNFDHQGDIKIDEHLIKYGIKFTHEDIRDRLQEFEVVDSAGFNVRPPLPDFANDQPYAPFDEPIEPFIRIRSFNDMQINRFTNYLQWSYQSEIGNAKAWYNVGIRSHTWNVSGDDIENNTQTVVSPRAQFAIKPDWDKDMIFRVATGLYHQPPFYRELRRPDGSVNEKVKAQESFHIVAGHDYSFKLWDRPFKLVSEVYYKSLTDVNRFTVENVRIRYQANNNAEAYAYGLDMRLNGEFVPGTESWFSFGYLKTEEKFDERGYIARPTDQRLKFATLFQDYIPNIPKMKLYLNLVYNTGLPGGQPQFEDPFDFQNRLPDYTRVDAGFFYTLKEEGDVLKKGHWLNPFKHLEVGFEIFNLFDRLNSITNTFVRDAESKNQFAIPDFLSPRVFNLRIRGRF